One genomic region from Henningerozyma blattae CBS 6284 chromosome 2, complete genome encodes:
- the RPN8 gene encoding proteasome regulatory particle lid subunit RPN8 (similar to Saccharomyces cerevisiae RPN8 (YOR261C); ancestral locus Anc_8.711) — translation MYDKVTVAPLVLLSVLDHYQRTNTPENKRCVGIILGDSTDETIKVTNSFALPFEEDEKNSDVWFLDHNYIENMNEMFKKINAKEKLIGWYHSGPKLKSSDLKINELFKKYTYNNNPLLLIVDVKQKSLGLPTNAYMSIEQVKDDGTSTERTFIHLPCSIKAEEAEEIGVEHLLRDVRDQAAGGLSIRLTNQLKSLKSLQQKLSDIVAYLNKVIEGKLPINHTILGKLQDVFNLLPNLGSPDDDELKNSSNSTNENVENITNNLQKALTIKTNDELMVIYISNLVRAIIAFDNLIENKIQNKKLHEKNLKEMETKDQEDIDTENIMMLRKEMHQKILIKKRFQERWPKEIRKFD, via the coding sequence ATGTATGATAAAGTAACGGTGGCTCCTTTAGTTCTATTATCGGTCCTTGATCATTATCAACGTACAAATACTccagaaaataaaagatgTGTGGGGATCATACTTGGTGATTCTACTGATGAAACCATCAAAGTTACTAATTCATTTGCATTACCCTTcgaagaagatgaaaagaATTCGGATGTTTGGTTTTTAGATCATAATTATATTGAGAATATGAATGAAATgtttaagaaaattaatgccaaagaaaaattaattggtTGGTATCACAGTGGTcctaaattaaaatcttctgatttgaaaattaacgaactatttaagaaatatacttacaataataatccattattattgattgtTGATGTGAAACAAAAAAGTTTAGGTTTACCAACAAATGCTTATATGTCAATTGAACAGGTAAAAGATGATGGTACATCCACTGAAAGAACTTTTATTCATTTGCCATGTTCTATCAAAGCTGAAGAAGCAGAAGAAATTGGTGTTGAACATTTATTAAGAGATGTACGTGATCAAGCAGCTGGTGGGCTTTCTATTAGATTGACAAACCAATTGAAATCGTTAAAAAGTTTACAACAAAAATTAAGTGATATAGTTgcttatttaaataaagttaTCGAGGGAAAATTACCTATTAACCACACTATTTTAGGGAAATTACAAGATGTATTTAATCTATTGCCAAATCTAGGATCAcctgatgatgatgaattaaaaaattctagCAATTctacaaatgaaaatgtgGAGAatataacaaataatttacaaaaagcTTTAACTATTAAAACGAATGATGAACTGATGGTCATATATATCAGTAATTTAGTTAGAGCTATTATTgcatttgataatttaattgaaaataaaatacagaATAAGAAATTACATGAAAAAAATCTCAAGGAAATGGAAACTAAAGATCAAGAAGATATAGATActgaaaatataatgatgCTAAGAAAGGAGATGCATCAAAAGATTCTGATAAAAAAGAGATTCCAAGAAAGATGGCCCAaagaaataagaaaatttgATTGA